Proteins encoded within one genomic window of Episyrphus balteatus chromosome 1, idEpiBalt1.1, whole genome shotgun sequence:
- the LOC129910976 gene encoding odorant receptor 85c-like: MTNNNSEQFINGPVRYFRLIGFEFETTEKWMKFLLIIGLCNVSIVLVAQILFGALSDVELAERTAGISYLNYFLVSIGKMISLIYNRSVMVKTLNEFRMIYPSKHLEKTFKLQKYLKKYLLIERFITGFFKSITIFYCIFPVILCLTELVRNREFTYRTPLMLWYPIEIRNNYGFYIFTYLQQTWASFEVAIIILGTDLCLFSSLLQLCMHLEVIKRNILNIKPDKTEIAEKKLKKQIIYHQMVLRLAEKINDIFTPSVLFSLLASSFIICFTGYQLLGVIN, encoded by the exons ATGACAAACAATAATTCTGAACAATTCATAAACGGTCCAGTTCGTTACTTTCGATTAATAGGCTTTGAGTTTGAAACTACAGAAAAATGGATGAAATTTCTTCTAATCATTGGTCTTTGTAACGTGAGCATTGTACTTGTAGCTCAAATATTGTTTGGAGCTTTATCAGATGTTGAACTTGCTGAAAGAACTGCTGGCATATCTTACTTGAACTATTTTCTCGTATCCATTGGAAAGATGATCTCACTCATTTACAATAGAAGTGTAATGGTCAAAACATTGAATGAATTTCGAATGATTTATCCATCGAAACATTTGGAGAAAACTTTTAAACTTCAGAAATATCTCAAGAAATACTTGCTAATCGAAAGATTTATCACAGGATTCTTTAAAAGtattacaatattttattgcaTCTTCCCAGTCATACTGTGTTTGACTGAACTTGTTCGTAATAGAGAATTTACTTATCGAACACCGCTAATGTTGTGGTATCCAATCGAAATTCGTAACAATTATGGATTTTATATTTTCACCTATTTGCAACAAACATGGGCCAGTTTTGAAGTTGCTATAATTATTTTGGGAACTGATTTGTGTCTTTTTAGTTCTTTATTGCAATTATGTATGCATTTAGAAGTTATTAAGAGAAATATCCTTAATATTAAACCTGATAAGACTGAAATAGCTGAAAAGAAATTGAAGAAACAAATCATTTATCATCAAATGGTGTTAAG acttGCTGAGAAAATCAATGatatttttacaccatcagttTTATTTAGTTTGCTGGCATCGTCCTTTATTATCTGCTTTACAGGATATCAATTGCTAGGGGTGataaactaa
- the LOC129906093 gene encoding dynein axonemal light chain 1 — protein sequence MSKATTIKEALKRFEERARVSSSEATEIDLQFQWPPIEKMDGALGNLVNCKWLSLSTNMIEKINGLNGMRNLRVLSLSRNYIKQISGLEVVADTLQELWLSYNLIEKLKGLSALKNLKLLFISNNLLKDWCEINKLQELTSLEDLLLVGNPICEGYDETGWRAECIKRLPLLKKLDGEPVVVNEDPVVG from the exons atgtcaaaagcaacaacTATTAAAGAAGCTTTAAAAAGATTTGAAGAACGTGCCCGGGTTAGTTCTTCCGAAGCAACAGAAATTGATTTACAATTTCAATGGCCTCCAATCGAAAAGATGGATGGAGCACTTGGAAATCTCGTTAATTGCAA ATGGTTAAGTTTATCAacaaacatgattgaaaaaataaatggttTGAATGGAATGAGAAATTTACGTGTCCTTTCGCTATCTAGAAAttatattaaacaaatttcTGGATTG GAAGTTGTTGCTGACACATTGCAAGAACTTTGGCTCAGctataatttaattgaaaaacttaaggGCTTAAGTGCACTCAAAAAtcttaaacttttatttataagcAATAATCTATTGAAAGATTGGtgtgaaattaataaattacaaGAATTGACAAGCTTAGAAGATTTGCTTTTGGTTGGAAATCCAATATGCGAAGGATATGATGAAACTGGCTGGAGAGCTGAATGCATTAAACGTTTGccacttttgaagaaattagATGGTGAACCAGTTGTAGTTAATGAAGATCCTGTTGTTGGttga